The following are encoded in a window of Panicum virgatum strain AP13 chromosome 5N, P.virgatum_v5, whole genome shotgun sequence genomic DNA:
- the LOC120676767 gene encoding uncharacterized protein LOC120676767 yields the protein MDDGGSSSPASYIRLVQHLIEKCICYNMNKEECMETLEKHAKIMPVITSTVWKELEKENREFFETYKKDRGEDSTRENPSTRENPPPDGGSSASSKSSADDDDQTADQ from the exons atggacgaCGGCGGCTCCTCGTCGCCGGCTTCGTACATCAGACTG GTGCAGCATCTGATCGAGaagtgcatctgctacaacatgaACAAGGAGGAGTGCATGGAGACGCTGGAGAAGCACGCCAAGATCATGCCCGTCATCACATCCACCG TGTGGAAGGAGCTGGAGAAGGAGAACAGGGAATTCTTCGAGACGTACAAGAAGGATCGAGGAGAAGATTCCACGCGGGAGAATCCTTCCACGCGGGAGAATCCTCCTCCTGACGGTGGGTCGTCTGCTTCTTCCAAGAGCTcagccgacgacgacgaccagaCGGCGGACCAGTAG
- the LOC120676685 gene encoding metal tolerance protein 5 isoform X1, whose translation MAAAAAAAAAGADGGEGEELLLLSAVEAGNGGGGGAPAAAGESWRLNFEGFRPPEGHQQDRPPAGALHHCLGVLAQGPEDVVAEYYQQQVEMLEGFNEMDTLTDRGFLPGMSKEEREKVARSETLAIRLSNIANMLLFAAKVYASIRSGSLAIIASTLDSLLDLLSGFILWFTAFSMQTPNPYRYPIGKKRMQPLGILVFASVMATLGLQIILESMRSLVSDQDEFSLTSEQEKWVVDIMISVTLVKLALVIYCRSFTNEIVKAYAQDHFFDVITNVIGLVAALLANYIEGWIDPVGAIILAIYTIRTWSMTVLENVHSLVGQSASPEYLQKLTYLCWNHHKAVRHIDTVRAYTFGSHYFVEVDIVLPSDMPLREAHDIGEALQEKLERLQEIERAFVHLDYEFTHRPEHALSHEK comes from the exons atggctgctgctgctgcggcggcggcggcgggggcagacggaggagagggggaggagctcctcCTGCTCTCGGCCGTGGAGgctggcaacggcggcggcggcggcgcgcccgccgcggcgggggaGTCGTGGCGGCTCAACTTCGAGGGGTTCCGCCCGCCGGAGGGGCACCAGCAGGacaggccgccggccggcgcgctCCACCATTGCCTCGGCGTCCTAG CTCAAGGTCCTGAGGATGTTGTTGCTGAGTACTACCAACAACAAGTAGAGATGCTGGAGGGTTTTAATGAGATGGATACGCTTACAGACCGTGGTTTCCTTCCTGGCATGTCCAAG GAAGAGCGTGAAAAGGTTGCTAGGAGTGAGACATTAGCAATACGGCTGTCCAACATTGCAAACATGCTCCTTTTTGCTGCAAAAGTGTATGCTTCAATACGCAGTGGCTCACTTGCTATTATTGCTTCAACATTGGATTCTCTTCTAGACTTACTGTCAGGGTTTATCTTGTGGTTTACTGCCTTTTCAATGCAAACTCCAAACCCCTACAGATACCCAATTGGTAAAAAGCGCATGCAGCCACTG GGAATACTTGTTTTTGCTTCTGTTATGGCAACTCTTGGCCTCCAGATCATTCTAGAATCAATGCGCTCACTGGTgtctgat CAAGATGAATTCAGCTTAACAAGCGAGCAGGAAAAGTGGGTTGTGGACATCATGATCTCAGTGACATTAGTGAAACTTGCCCTGGTGATATATTGCCGCTCATTCACCAATGAAATTGTCAAGGCATATGCACAGGATCACTTTTTTGATGTCATCACCAATGTAATTGGTCTGGTTGCTGCACTACTTGCAAATTATATTGAGGGCTGGATTGATCCAGTTGGTGCAATAATT CTTGCAATCTACACAATCAGAACATGGTCGATGACGGTGCTGGAGAACGTGCACTCCTTGGTGGGACAGTCGGCCTCGCCGGAGTACCTTCAGAAGCTGACGTACTTGTGCTGGAACCACCACAAGGCCGTGCGGCACATCGACACGGTGCGCGCCTACACGTTCGGCTCCCACTACTTCGTGGAGGTGGACATCGTGCTGCCGTCGGACATGCCGCTGCGGGAGGCGCACGACATCGGCGAGGCCCTGCAGGAGAAGCTGGAGCGGCTGCAGGAGATCGAGCGCGCCTTCGTGCACCTCGACTACGAGTTCACCCACCGGCCCGAGCACGCGCTGTCCCACGAGAA GTAG
- the LOC120676685 gene encoding metal tolerance protein 5 isoform X2 encodes MLEGFNEMDTLTDRGFLPGMSKEEREKVARSETLAIRLSNIANMLLFAAKVYASIRSGSLAIIASTLDSLLDLLSGFILWFTAFSMQTPNPYRYPIGKKRMQPLGILVFASVMATLGLQIILESMRSLVSDQDEFSLTSEQEKWVVDIMISVTLVKLALVIYCRSFTNEIVKAYAQDHFFDVITNVIGLVAALLANYIEGWIDPVGAIILAIYTIRTWSMTVLENVHSLVGQSASPEYLQKLTYLCWNHHKAVRHIDTVRAYTFGSHYFVEVDIVLPSDMPLREAHDIGEALQEKLERLQEIERAFVHLDYEFTHRPEHALSHEK; translated from the exons ATGCTGGAGGGTTTTAATGAGATGGATACGCTTACAGACCGTGGTTTCCTTCCTGGCATGTCCAAG GAAGAGCGTGAAAAGGTTGCTAGGAGTGAGACATTAGCAATACGGCTGTCCAACATTGCAAACATGCTCCTTTTTGCTGCAAAAGTGTATGCTTCAATACGCAGTGGCTCACTTGCTATTATTGCTTCAACATTGGATTCTCTTCTAGACTTACTGTCAGGGTTTATCTTGTGGTTTACTGCCTTTTCAATGCAAACTCCAAACCCCTACAGATACCCAATTGGTAAAAAGCGCATGCAGCCACTG GGAATACTTGTTTTTGCTTCTGTTATGGCAACTCTTGGCCTCCAGATCATTCTAGAATCAATGCGCTCACTGGTgtctgat CAAGATGAATTCAGCTTAACAAGCGAGCAGGAAAAGTGGGTTGTGGACATCATGATCTCAGTGACATTAGTGAAACTTGCCCTGGTGATATATTGCCGCTCATTCACCAATGAAATTGTCAAGGCATATGCACAGGATCACTTTTTTGATGTCATCACCAATGTAATTGGTCTGGTTGCTGCACTACTTGCAAATTATATTGAGGGCTGGATTGATCCAGTTGGTGCAATAATT CTTGCAATCTACACAATCAGAACATGGTCGATGACGGTGCTGGAGAACGTGCACTCCTTGGTGGGACAGTCGGCCTCGCCGGAGTACCTTCAGAAGCTGACGTACTTGTGCTGGAACCACCACAAGGCCGTGCGGCACATCGACACGGTGCGCGCCTACACGTTCGGCTCCCACTACTTCGTGGAGGTGGACATCGTGCTGCCGTCGGACATGCCGCTGCGGGAGGCGCACGACATCGGCGAGGCCCTGCAGGAGAAGCTGGAGCGGCTGCAGGAGATCGAGCGCGCCTTCGTGCACCTCGACTACGAGTTCACCCACCGGCCCGAGCACGCGCTGTCCCACGAGAAGTAG